The Blautia obeum ATCC 29174 region GTGCACTGAAAGAGTATGCAGCAGAGAAGAATATCACATGCTGGATTTCCATGGAGGAAAGAATGGCGTGTGGAATCGGAGCATGTCTTGGATGTGTCTGCAAATCAAAAGAGATTGATGCGCATTCTCTGGTGCATAACAAACGTGTTTGTAAAGATGGACCGGTATTCTTGAGCACGGAGGTGGAGTTATGATCAATACAAAAGTAACTCTTGCTGGAGTTGAATTAAAAAATCCTGTCATGACTGCTTCCGGTACGTTTGGTTCTGGTGCAGAATATAGTGAATTTGTAGATCTTAATAAACTTGGTGGTGTTGTGACTAAGGGTGTTGCAAACGTACCATGGCCAGGAAACCCGACTCCGAGAGTGACAGAGACTGCAAGCGGAATGCTGAATGCAATCGGACTTCAGAATCCGGGAATTGATCTTTTTTGCAGAAGAGACATTCCATTTCTGAAACAGTATGACACAAAAATTATTGTAAATGTTTGTGGAAAGAGTACAGAAGATTATTGTGAAGTGGTGGAAAAACTGGCGGATGAGCCGGTCGACTTACTGGAAATCAATGTATCCTGCCCAAATGTGAAAGAGGGTGGTATTGCATTTGGACAGAATCCTCATGCACTGGAAGCAATCACAAAAGAAGTAAAGAAATATGCAAAACAGCCGATCATCATGAAACTCAGTCCGAATGTGACTGATATCACAGAGATGGCCAGAGCGGCTGAGGCTGGTGGTGCAGATATTCTTTCTTTGATCAATACACTTACCGGAATGAAAATTGATATTTACAGAAAAACATTTGCTCTGGCAAACAAGACGGGCGGGATGTCCGGCCCGGCAGTGAAACCGGTTGCAGTGCGTATGGTTTATCAGGTTGCACAGGCTGTAAAACTCCCGATTATCGGCATGGGTGGAATTGCAACAGCAGAAGATGCACTTGAATTTATCATGGCAGGTGCAACAGCAGTGTCAGTTGGAACCGCTAATTTCTTTAATCCATATGCAACAACAGAAATTGTGGATGGGCTGGCGAAATTTATGGAACAGCAGAAAGTTGAGGATATCAATCAGCTGATTGGTATTGTAAAATAGTAGTTACAGAAAACAGAATAGAAATACATAAGAGACAGCAGCGAAGGTTGAAAAACTTTTTCTGCTGTCTTGTATCGGGAAAGGAAATATTTTGAACAAACAGAAAACAAATGACATGACTGTGGGAAATCCGGTCAGACTGATCATTCAGTTTATGATACCGATGTTTCTTGGAAACATATTCCAACAGTTTTATAATATTGTAGATTCTATTGTGGCAGGACAGTTTATTGGAGTAGATGCACTTGCTGCAATTGGAAGTACCGGATCACTGATGTTTTTTGTGACCGGTTGGCTGAACGGACTGAGTAGTGGATTCGCAATTATTGTGGCACAGATGTTTGGAGCGAAGAAGTATGACGATATGAGGCATTTTGTGGCAATGTCCATTTATCTTATGTTTGGTTTTGCTGCTGCTATGACCATAGGATTTTTGGTATTTAATGTGCCGATTCTGCGACTTATGAATTCTCCGGCAGATCTGATGGGAGATGTGGCCGGATATATGGGAATTATTTATGCAGGTCTTCTTGTTACTGCAGCGTATAATACGTTGGCTGCGTTTCTGCGTGCACTGGGAGATTCGAAATCCCCGTTGTATTTTCTGATCATTTCAGCGGGCATCAATGTTGTGCTGGATATTGTACTGATTCGTTTTGCAGGAATGGGAGTAGAAGGCTGTGCATATGCAACTGTTATCGCACAGGGCGTTTCAGCAATCTGCTGCCTGGTTTATATAAAAAAGAAATATCCGATTCTTCATCTTGAAAAGAAAAACTTTGAACTTCGAAAAGGCAGTATGAGTAAACTGATGATTCTTGGAATTCCCATGGGACTTCAGTTTTCCATCACGGCAATAGGAACGATCATCGTACAGAGTGCGGTAAATATTTATGGCGCTACCTATATGGCTGGATTTTCCGCTGCAGGAAAGATCCAGAATGTAATTGGTATGGTGGCTGTTTCTATGGGGGCAACGATCGCGACATATGTCGGACAGAATCGTGGAGCAGGACGTATGGACCGGGTAAAACAGGGAGTAAAATATTCCTGGATCATGCTTCTGGTATGGAGTGTGGTTGAGATGGCTCTGGTTTATTTCGGTGGAAAATATTTTACATATCTGTTTATCAGCCCGTCACAGACAGATGTTGTGCAGGTGTCTGTGATATATTTCCGTACAGTATTCTGGGCATATCCGTTTTTGTGTACAATTTTTGTATTTCGAAATGCCCTGCAGGGGATGGGATACGGAATGGTACCAATGCTGGGAGGCGTTTTTGAACTGGTTGCCAGAACACTGATCGTAGTTTTGGTTGCGGGAAGAACGACGTTTGCAGGCGTTTGTTTGGCGGATCCAATGGCCTGGATCGCAGCACTGATTCCACTGATTCCATATTACTATTATGTAATGGGAAAACATATGAAAGCAATGAGACAATAGGAGTAATAAAAGCCAACTTCAATCCGAAACGGGAAAGTTAACAGGATTGAATAGTTGGCTTTTTTATGTTACTATAAAGAAGATATTCAGAGAATGATCTGAACAGATTCAGACAGAAGACAGGCAAAAAGCCGTGTAGACAGGAGGTCCAGAATAAAATGGAACAGTATAAACAGGAATTTATTGAATTTATGGTAGACAGTCAGGTGCTGAAATTTGGCGAATTTACATTGAAGAGCGGAAGAAAATCTCCGTTTTTTATGAATGCGGGTGGATATGTAACCGGTTCTCAGTTAAAAAAACTTGGGGAATACTATGCAAAAGCAATTCATGATAAATATGGTGATGATTTTGATGTGCTGTTTGGACCGGCATACAAGG contains the following coding sequences:
- a CDS encoding dihydroorotate dehydrogenase, whose product is MINTKVTLAGVELKNPVMTASGTFGSGAEYSEFVDLNKLGGVVTKGVANVPWPGNPTPRVTETASGMLNAIGLQNPGIDLFCRRDIPFLKQYDTKIIVNVCGKSTEDYCEVVEKLADEPVDLLEINVSCPNVKEGGIAFGQNPHALEAITKEVKKYAKQPIIMKLSPNVTDITEMARAAEAGGADILSLINTLTGMKIDIYRKTFALANKTGGMSGPAVKPVAVRMVYQVAQAVKLPIIGMGGIATAEDALEFIMAGATAVSVGTANFFNPYATTEIVDGLAKFMEQQKVEDINQLIGIVK
- a CDS encoding MATE family efflux transporter, whose amino-acid sequence is MTVGNPVRLIIQFMIPMFLGNIFQQFYNIVDSIVAGQFIGVDALAAIGSTGSLMFFVTGWLNGLSSGFAIIVAQMFGAKKYDDMRHFVAMSIYLMFGFAAAMTIGFLVFNVPILRLMNSPADLMGDVAGYMGIIYAGLLVTAAYNTLAAFLRALGDSKSPLYFLIISAGINVVLDIVLIRFAGMGVEGCAYATVIAQGVSAICCLVYIKKKYPILHLEKKNFELRKGSMSKLMILGIPMGLQFSITAIGTIIVQSAVNIYGATYMAGFSAAGKIQNVIGMVAVSMGATIATYVGQNRGAGRMDRVKQGVKYSWIMLLVWSVVEMALVYFGGKYFTYLFISPSQTDVVQVSVIYFRTVFWAYPFLCTIFVFRNALQGMGYGMVPMLGGVFELVARTLIVVLVAGRTTFAGVCLADPMAWIAALIPLIPYYYYVMGKHMKAMRQ